The following DNA comes from Candidatus Nealsonbacteria bacterium CG07_land_8_20_14_0_80_39_13.
GTAGAGATAGATAACCTAAATGCCAAATTTTCCCGCAGCATGCGGGACCAGCCTCTGGCTGGGAAATTTAAAATCCTGCAGGGAGCAGAAGTAAATATCTTAAATGACGGTTCGCTTGATATAAAAGACGAGGCTTTGGCCAAGCTGGATTATGTTATTGCCGGAGTTCATTCCGGCCATAAGATGGAGAAAAAAGAAATGACGGAAAGGATTATCAAGGCGATGAAAAATCCTTATGTTAAAATCCTTTCTCATCCGACCGGCAGGATATTAAAGAAGAGAGATGAATATCAGTGCGACTTTGACAGGATTTTAAGGTCGGCTAAAGAAACCAACACAATTCTTGAAATAAATTCTTCTTCTTACAGATTAGATTTAAAAGATACGAATATCAGGAAAGCCAAAGAGGCGGGAGTAAAAATGGTTATCAATACCGATTCTCATAATAAGGAGCAGATGGATATTATGGAGTTCGGCATTGCTCAAGCGCGTCGTGGCTGGGCTGAAGAAAAAGACATCATCAACACCCAACCGCTAAAAGAATTATTAAATAATTTTAAATGATTTTATGATGTTGAGTAAAAATAAACTTGTGTATTTGGCGAAGAAAATATGCGATGCGCCGAGAATCGGCAGAAAGCCCAACGAACAAGGGATCAGATTGGCAATAAAAGATTTTGGAGAGGAGGTTGTAAAAAGCATTCTTAAAGAGGATTTTTTCACTGTTGGCAAGTCCCCTATCGACGAAGCTATTTTGGAAAAACTTTCCCATCCCAAATACGGTCCGCTGGTTTTTAAACTCAAGAATCAATGGCGGGTAAAAAAAGAAATCGGCGATTGCGTAAGAGTCCGTTATAATGCCAAAAACAAAGAATTAGCTGATGAAATAAGAAAAGAATGTTTAAGGAGGGGGGCTCATCCGCTCTTGACTATGGAAGACGCTCAAAAGGTGAAGGAAGGAATCTTGCTCCCCCCGATAGACTCTTTATCTGAATTCTCTAATTTTTCCCAAGGAATGCTAAGGGACGTTGACGCTATTATTTACCTTGAACCGGACGAAGATCCTGCCTTATTTTCTAAAATTCCCAGCGAAAGGATGAGGATAGGTCTTCCCTCTTCGGAATTGGCCAGAAAAATATGGGAAGAAACAAAAACGAGAGCTGTTTTAGTCGGCTGGCCTCATCCGGAAACAGCAAAATATTATAATCTTTCTAAGAATAAATTTGAGAAGATATTTTTTGATTCTCTTTTTTATTCTTTTACAAGTGAGTTTTTCGATGTTTTGAAAAAATATCGCAACACTTTTAATGGTTTCAATAAAATTCACATTGTCGCTGATGACGGGACAGATTTGAGGTTTAATTTGGGCAAGAGACACTGGATGGTTTGCGACGGAATCACCAGCGAAGATGATTTAAAAACCGGCGACCTTTACAATAACTTGCCGGATGGGGAAATTTGTACAGCCCCGATTGAAAATTCCGCTGAAGGTTTTTTCTTCCTTCCCCGTCTTTACGTCAGAGAGCATGGGACAGCGGAAAATGTTATGGTTGAATTTAGAAAAGGGAAATTAGTAAATTATTCAGCCCGAAAAGGCAAAAATCATTTTAAGAAATATCTGGCCAGCAATAACGAAAACTCGCGGATTATCGGAGAATTCGGCATTGGTTGTAATAAAAAAGCCAGCTATACAGGAGGATACATTTTGATTGATGAGAAAATTTTAGGCACAGTTCATATTGCCATTGGAGATAATAAGTTTATCGGAGGCGAGAACAATGCTTCAGGTCATTTTGATATGGTTAAAAATCTGCGTGATTGCCACGGTTGCGTTTATGGAGACGGGAAGCTTATCATAAAAAATGGCAAATTACTTTAAGGTAAGATCTTCTATCATGGGGGTGGACAAAAAGAGATAACTGGGCTAAGCTTAAAAAACTAAGCTTAGAAAGCCAAGCTTAAAAAAGATTATAAAATCAAGATTAATCAATCCTTAATCAAATCATTTATGTCAGAAAAAACACGTTCAAAAAGCATGCGCAAGTTCATCCGTTTGGAAAAAGCCCGTATCAGGCGGGAGATTTGCGATTTCAAGAAACAGGAAGAGGCCATTCAGAAGTTTTATCAGGAGTTGTCAAACAAAAAGCCCGTTGTGGAGAAAAAGGCAGTAAAAGCGAAAGAACCGAAGAAGGCAAAAAAAACAAAAGTAGCTAAAAAGAGCAAGTAGTGGACAAAAATATTTTTTCGTATATTATGAGTTGCGAGGGGGTGCGGGATTTATTCCTTAAGGACAGACATTTTCTTCTGGAGGAGGCGTAAGCATATGCATGGCAACTGTCCAGCTAGAGATCTACATCGCTGATGACGGATGGGAATGTTTTCCCCTCCTGATAAAGGGCATACGCCCTTTTTTCAGTTGATTAAAATTATGGTAAAATGGCAGTATAAAATATTAACAATAAACACATGAAGAAACCCAAAAAAGCGGTTAAAAGAGTAGTTAAAAAAGCGGTTAAAAAAGCGGTTAAGCAAAAGCCGATCGGGAAAATTACTCATTATTTTGGCGGGATAAAAGTGGCTGTAATTAAACTTAAGGATGCTCTCAAGGAGGGTGATGTTATCCGCATAACCGGCGGAGAGAATACCGATTTTGAGCAAAAAGTGAAATCAATGCAACTTGATTACAAGAAGATTAAAAAAGCCAAGCCCAAGGAAAGCATCGGTTTGAAGGTGAGCAAAAAAGTAAGGGAGGGCTATCAAGTTTTTAAAATGTAGATGGACAAAAAATTTGTTTTTTCAGTATCAGCTTTAATCGGGATGATAGTAGGGGGAGGTATCTTCGGACTCCCCTACGTTGTTTCTGTAGCCGGCTTAATCCCCGCCATTTTTTACTTCGTGGTTTTATCCGGAGCAGTTCTGTTGACTCATTTGCTTTATGGGGAAATTATTTTAAGGACAAAGGAAAGGTACAGATTAGCCGGATTCGCTGAAAAATATTTAGGGAAAATTTGGAAAAATATTACAGCCGTGGCGGTAATATTCGGCGGAGTGGGGGTTCTTTTAGTCTACATAATTATAGCCGGTGATTTTCTGAAGATCATCGTTTCTCCAATAGGAGATTTCTCTTCTTTTGTTCTGGGATTATTTTTCGGAGTCTTCTTAACCTTTTTCATTATCAGGGGGATAAAGTTCATTGCTCCGGCTGAATTTGTAACCAACCTCCTTTTTTTAGCCATCGTCATTATTTTTTTCTTTGCTTTGCCGAGATTTGATTTTTCCAATCTCGCCATTTTGGAAAGTACTAATATTTTCTTGCCCTATGGGGTGATATTATTTTCTTTGATAGGATGGGCGGCAATTCCGGAATTAAGGGAAATATCCGGAAGGGCGAACGGATTTGAAATGAAAAAGATATTGATAGTATCGGCAATAATTGTTTCTTTTATTTATATTCTATTTTCTTTGTCTGTGGTGGGGGTTTCAGGTGAAAATACCTCAATGGACGCCCTTTCCGGATTGATCCCGTTTTTGGGGCCAAATATTGTTTTTTTCGGCGCCTTAGCCGGTTTATTGACGATAGCAGATTCTTTTTTGATTTCTTCTTTCGCCTTAATAAATACCCTTGTGGCTGACTTCAGAATTTCTAAACGTTCGGCTATTTTGATCTCTTGCGGCCTGCCCTTGGTTTTGTTCTTATTCGGATTAAGAAGCTTTATCAGTATTATCGGTTTTATGGGGACGATAATAGGGGCGACGGAGGGATTGGCGATAGTTTTGATTTATAAAAAAATAAAAGAGATGGGCAACAGGAAGCCGGAGTACAGCTTGAACGTTCCTTTGCCGGCGCTGTATTTATTGATGGCTGTTTTTTTATTGGGTGCTATTTCTCAGATAATTTATTTCCTTAAATAAAATTGAAAATTAAGCAAAGACATCTTTTTATTAAATATTTTAATTTATGCCGCAGAGGAAAGAAGAATTTATTAATAACGAAATTTATCATATTACCACAAGAAGAATTGGCGATGAGATACTTTTTGAAAATATAGATGATTATTATCGCGGGATTTTTTCCATATATGAGTTTAACAATGCAAATCCGGTGGCGATACAAAAAAGAAGGCGCAAAATACAAGAAATAAAGAGAAAATTTAGAAACGGGCGAGGGCGGGCCTCGACCGCTTTTGTCATCCCTGACGAGAGGAATAAGTTAGTGGAAATTTTGACATTCAGTTTTATGCCGAATCACATTCATTTGCTATTGAGGCAATTGGAAGATGGAGGGATAACTAAATTTATGAGCAAGGTTCAAACTGGCTACGCTGCTTATTTCAAGCAAAAACACGAAATAAAAAGAAAAGGGTATTTTTTTCAGGGAAGATTTAATTCTGTCCGCATTGAAACAACCGAACAATTAAGAACGGTATTTGTCTATATTCACGCCAATCCTATATCGCTGATAGAGCCAAAATGGAAAGAATTGGGGATTAAAAATCCCAAAAAAGCCATCAAGTTCTTAGAGGAAGAATATAAGTGGTCAAGCTGCCTTGATTATATTGGAAAGAAGAATTTTTCTTCAGTCACCGAAAGAGATTTTATGCTTAAAGTAATGGGTGGCGAACAAGGATGTAGAGATTTTATTGAGAATTGGATAGAATATAAGAGTAAAATTAGGGAAACGGGTGAGGGCGGGCCTCGACCGCTTTAATGATTATGAGGTTTTTTGCTGATTTTCATATCCATTCCAAATATTCCCGGGCCACTTCTCCTCAAATGGATTTAGAGAATCTTGACAAGTGGGCGAAAATTAAAGGGATTAAGGTTTTGGGAACCGGTGATTTTACTCATCCTCAATGGTTTGATAATCTGAAAGAAAATCTCATTCCAGGCGAACAAGGCCTTTTTAAATTAAAAGATAGTGATGGTCAAACGAGATTTATTTTGACTTCTGAAATCAGTTGCATTTATTCTAAGGGAGGGAGAGTCAGAAAAATTCATATTATAATTTTTGCTCCTGATATCAAAGTGGTTGAGAAAATAAACACTCGGCTCGGTTTGATCGGGAATTTAGAAGCTGACGGCCGGCCGATATTAGGGTTGGACGTTAAAGAACTGCTAAAGATAGCCTTAGATGCTTCGGAAGATTGCTTAGTCGTTCCGGCTCATTTAATGACTCCATGGTTTTCTCTTTTCGGTTCAAAGTCAGGTTTTGACTCCATAGAAGAATGTTTTGAAGATTATTCAAAATATATCTATGCCGGAGAGACAGGCCTTTCGGCTGACCCGGAAATGCTTTGGCGGATGCCGGCCGGAAGGGAGATTGCCTTAATCAGCAATTCCGATGCTCATAGTCCGGCTAAAATCGGCCGGGAAGCGAATTTTTTTGAAACAGAATTAAGCTATTCGTCCATAACAGAGGCTATAAAAACAAAAGACCGCGAAAAGTTTCTTTATACAGTTGAATTTTTTCCGGAAGAAGGAAAATATCATCAGGACGGCCATCGTCTTTGTAAAGTTAATTTTTCTCCGGAGCAATCAAGAAAATATAATAATATCTGTCCTGTCTGCGGGAAGTCGTTGACAATCGGAGTTTTGAACAGAGTCAGTGAATTGGCTGACAAGGAAAGAGGATTCAAGCCGGAAGGAGCAATCCCCTTCAGGAAACTGATACCATTAGAAGAAATAATCGCTGAATCTCTGGGGGTGAAATCAATGACCAAGAAAGTCTTAACGGAATATGATAAAATAATTAATAAACTTGGCAGTGAATTTAATATCTTGCTCGAGGTTCCGGGGGAAGAATTAAAGTCGGCCACATTGCCGGAAATAGCCGAGGGAATAATCAGAGTCAAGGAGGGAAAAGTGAATATTGAACCCGGCTATGACGGAGTTTATGGTAAGATAAATATATTCTCTCAAAAGGAGAAAAAACAGATTAAACAGCAAATATTATTTTAATTAGAAATTTTATGAAAATTGGCATTCCCAGAGCGTTAATTCATTGGAAATATCCTGTTTTTTGGGAAGATTTTTTTAAAAATCTCGGAGTTGAGGTTCTTGTTTCTCCGAAAACGAATAAAGAAATTGTTCAAATTGGCTCAAGGATTTCTGACCCGGAGACATGCTTTTCCGTAAAGGTTTTTTTCGGCCATCTTTTGTGGCTGGAAGGAAAGGTTGATTTTATTTTCATTCCCCGCCTTAAGGCTAATAAGCAAAAATTTGAATATTGCCCTAAGCTTTTTGCTTTGCCCGATTTAGCCAATATTTTGACAAAAACACCGATTTTAACAGCTAATTTTGATTGCCGGAGAGAAAAATTTGAAAAAACTTTAGAGGGATTAGGTGGAAAAATAAATAAAAGCAAGGATGAAGTTAAGGAAGCGGCCAGGAAAGCTTTCTTAAAGGAGATAGAATATGAGGCGAAAAACCAAGAAGAATTCTT
Coding sequences within:
- a CDS encoding DNA helicase UvrD, with the translated sequence MRFFADFHIHSKYSRATSPQMDLENLDKWAKIKGIKVLGTGDFTHPQWFDNLKENLIPGEQGLFKLKDSDGQTRFILTSEISCIYSKGGRVRKIHIIIFAPDIKVVEKINTRLGLIGNLEADGRPILGLDVKELLKIALDASEDCLVVPAHLMTPWFSLFGSKSGFDSIEECFEDYSKYIYAGETGLSADPEMLWRMPAGREIALISNSDAHSPAKIGREANFFETELSYSSITEAIKTKDREKFLYTVEFFPEEGKYHQDGHRLCKVNFSPEQSRKYNNICPVCGKSLTIGVLNRVSELADKERGFKPEGAIPFRKLIPLEEIIAESLGVKSMTKKVLTEYDKIINKLGSEFNILLEVPGEELKSATLPEIAEGIIRVKEGKVNIEPGYDGVYGKINIFSQKEKKQIKQQILF